One Microtus pennsylvanicus isolate mMicPen1 chromosome 3, mMicPen1.hap1, whole genome shotgun sequence DNA window includes the following coding sequences:
- the LOC142846724 gene encoding proline-rich protein 23A3-like, giving the protein MLKMPPRSPRVYPKPCRGPQPEEANPAKRHLPQEPACLGSLAQPDLEAPARPASKELTSTVVIPAGCAMQLRVEGVDLLLEPDPNSVRRVSLPGHTIILVPEGLQASSQPGQAVFCPAGTKEAPVPDMLQDHHVFALDQGFNGAEKYAPCSIWSLKSSTRWPLPSSQLQPLPPSPPPSHQEQTSESPQNPPRPPCKAKRRLF; this is encoded by the coding sequence ATGCTGAAAATGCCTCCGCGAAGCCCCAGGGTCTACCCGAAGCCCTGCCGGGGCCCGCAGCCAGAAGAAGCCAACCCTGCCAAGCGCCACCTGCCCCAGGAGCCTGCCTGCCTGGGGTCGTTGGCACAGCCAGACCTGGAAGCACCCGCCAGGCCTGCCAGCAAAGAGCTCACGTCCACGGTGGTCATTCCCGCCGGATGTGCCATGCAACTACGCGTGGAAGGCGTCGACCTGCTGCTGGAGCCCGACCCGAATTCGGTCAGGCGAGTGTCGCTACCTGGACATACCATCATACTGGTCCCCGAGGGCCTCCAAGCCTCCTCCCAACCTGGGCAGGCTGTGTTCTGCCCCGCCGGCACAAAGGAGGCCCCTGTCCCGGACATGCTCCAGGACCACCATGTCTTTGCCCTCGACCAGGGATTCAATGGTGCCGAGAAGTATGCTCCTTGCTCCATCTGGAGCCTCAAAAGCAGCACGCGTTGGCCTCTGCCCAGCTCACAACTGcagcctctccctccatctcctcctccgaGTCATCAAGAACAAACCTCTGAGAGTCCTCAGAATCCTCCACGGCCACCGTGCAAGGCCAAGAGGCGACTCTTCTAG
- the LOC142846725 gene encoding proline-rich protein 23A3-like, with protein MRPRRPNTYSMPCWGLQPEEANPAKRRRLQEPACQWLLAQPDLEAFSRPAREELTSTVVIPAGCVVKLRLEGIDLLPDPTLVTKVSLPGHTIILVPEGLQASSQHGQFVFWPAGMQEPAVPDMPQDHDVFALHQGFNGPALSDIECFANIPDPQEDSQENFVMPWMNAPTRMAPFTGVFIPLFQGQMPCPWSASYPPSAGRYAPWSL; from the coding sequence ATGCGACCACGAAGACCCAACACCTACTCGATGCCCTGCTGGGGCCTGCAGCCAGAAGAAGCCAACCCTGCCAAGCGCCGCCGCCTCCAGGAGCCTGCCTGCCAGTGGTTGCTGGCACAGCCAGACCTGGAAGCCTTCTCCAGGCCTGCCAGGGAGGAGCTCACTTCCACGGTGGTCATTCCCGCTGGCTGTGTCGTGAAACTACGGCTGGAAGGCATCGACCTGCTGCCCGACCCCACCTTGGTCACGAAAGTGTCGCTACCTGGACATACCATCATACTGGTCCCCGAGGGCCTCCAAGCCTCCTCTCAACATGGACAGTTTGTGTTCTGGCCCGCCGGCATGCAGGAGCCCGCTGTCCCGGACATGCCCCAGGACCATGACGTCTTTGCCCTCCACCAGGGATTCAATGGTCCAGCTCTATCGGACATCGAATGCTTTGCAAACATCCCTGACCCACAGGAAGACTCTCAAGAAAACTTTGTGATGCCATGGATGAATGCTCCAACTCGCATGGCCCCCTTCACGGGCGTGTTCATCCCCCTGTTCCAGGGTCAAATGCCATGTCCTTGGAGTGCAAGCTACCCTCCTAGTGCAGGGAGATACGCTCCCTGGTCTCTCTGA